ACTGGCTCAGGTGGGTGCTTTCGTAGACGAGGCGGTAGGGACCGATGCGGATCTCGTCGCCGAGTTGGAGCAGGTGGCTGGAGACGAGGTGGGCGTTGACATAGACGTGATTGGTGCTGTGCAGGTCCAGCAGGCGATAGGCGCCGCCTTCGCGGGTGAGGCGAGCGTGGTGCGCCGAGACCTGCGGATGCGCCAGCACGACGCTGTTATCGGGTTGCCGCCCAATCGTGATTTCAGGGGTATCGAGTCGAATAGGCTGCATCTTGGGCAGCGTATCCGGCGCTGCGCCAGAGCCATCGTCATAGGTCAGGGTAATCAGTTCGCCTTGCTGATCGCCAATGCGGAAGACATCGCCGGTGGCGAGTGTTTTGCGGAAGCTTTCATCCCCTGGAATCTTGCGTCCCTGATAGAGCAGACCGTTCGTGGTGCGAGGCTGGTCGGGATGGGGATGGATGAAGACGAATTGCCGTCCCTGGCGGATAATCTGAAAATGGAAGCGGGAGACGGCGCTCTGGTCGATCACAATCTCATTTTTGGGATCGCGTCCAATATTGATGATTTCTTTATTGAAATGGTGAACTTTGCGCTCACCAGAGCTGCCAAAACTGACTTTGAGCGAGGGAATGCCCAGCGAGGGGAGTGACTCTATCAGCGTTGGCAAGAGCCAGGGTTCATTCTGCTCGCTGGAATCTTGCTGTGGCGCAGGCGCAGCAGCTTCGGAGGTGATCGGAAGAGGAGCCGCTGACACGGCAACGGTTGGAGGGAGTTGCGCGGCGGCTTCAGGAGCAGGTATGGTCGCTGTGGAGAGCGAGGGGCCGGGCACATCAGACAGCGTTTCCTCGTCAGCCGCTGATTTCGCTGGCCCGATCTCAAAAATGAAGGCTGAATCTGGCCCAAGGCCAACGATGTCGCCATGATGGAGCATGGCTTGTTCGACGTTTTGCTGATTGACGGTGAGGGTATTGGCATCAGGGAACTTTTCGATGTACCAGGCTCCACCCTGCCAGACCAGGCGCGCCTGCTGCCGGGAAATAGACATGTCGCTCTTGATAGCAATG
The nucleotide sequence above comes from Ktedonobacterales bacterium. Encoded proteins:
- a CDS encoding FHA domain-containing protein; amino-acid sequence: MSTPDNASASGWIRFLTGPLAGQTFHIARRVTTLGRHSTNNIAIKSDMSISRQQARLVWQGGAWYIEKFPDANTLTVNQQNVEQAMLHHGDIVGLGPDSAFIFEIGPAKSAADEETLSDVPGPSLSTATIPAPEAAAQLPPTVAVSAAPLPITSEAAAPAPQQDSSEQNEPWLLPTLIESLPSLGIPSLKVSFGSSGERKVHHFNKEIINIGRDPKNEIVIDQSAVSRFHFQIIRQGRQFVFIHPHPDQPRTTNGLLYQGRKIPGDESFRKTLATGDVFRIGDQQGELITLTYDDGSGAAPDTLPKMQPIRLDTPEITIGRQPDNSVVLAHPQVSAHHARLTREGGAYRLLDLHSTNHVYVNAHLVSSHLLQLGDEIRIGPYRLVYESTHLSQ